In Sphingomicrobium sediminis, the genomic window CCCCGCATCCTTCAAGAGCCGTTCGCTCGCTTCAGCAAGACGGCCCGATTTCTGGGTCGCCATGCGCAGGCGGGTCAGCGTGGTGGTCATCAGACGTCTTCCTTTTGCACACGCTCGAACAAGGTGCGGTAGCCGCCGGCGCGATCCTCGTTGAGGAAGCGCGCGACGCGCACGATGGTCGTCGTCGAAACACCGGTCAGGTCGTGGATCTGGCGATAGGTGTGCCCGCCGGCGGCGAGCAGCTTGGCCACCTCCCAGCGCTCGGCGAGGCTGTTGAGTTCGCTCGGCGTGCAGAGATCGGTGAGGAAGGCCCGCGCCTCTTCCGCATCGCGGATGAGGGTGAAGGCCTCGGCCAACTCCAAGATCGGTTCGCGCTTCGACGCGCTCATGCGAATCGCTCCGTTTGTTACAGCGTGTTAAAACAATGGAACGGCATCTAGGGGGCGATCGGGCGTCATGCAACCCCCGATCCACCTTTTTGCGCACGGCAAAAAAGAGGTGCTTGACTTGGCGCGGCTTGGCCCCATTCTTAAGGCGATGTCGATAAAGACTGCCTTTTCCAGCGCGATTCCCGCTGCTCGCCAGTGGTGGTGGCGCACGTCCATATGGCGGCGCTCGCACGGCTGATTCCATTACCGGATCGACCAAGAAGGCCCGCCCAACAGCGGGCCTTTTCTTTTGCATCCCCTCAGGCCCGCACCCCCGAACAACCCAACGGAGTGACCCTGAGATGATTATCGTAATGAAGCCCGAGGCCGACAAGGAAACGGTCGACCGATTGCTCGAGAAGATCGAGAGCAAGGGATTGAAGCCCCTGCACATGCCGGGTGCCGAGCGCGTCGTGCTCGGTGCGCTGGGCGACGAGCGCGTCCTCGCCGAATTGCAGCTGGAGGCCGAGCCGTCGGTCGAGAGCGTCAAACCCATCCTCGCGCCTTACAAGCTCGCCGCGCGCGACCTCCATCCGCATGATAGCGTCATCGAGATCGGCAATGCAGCG contains:
- a CDS encoding YerC/YecD family TrpR-related protein encodes the protein MSASKREPILELAEAFTLIRDAEEARAFLTDLCTPSELNSLAERWEVAKLLAAGGHTYRQIHDLTGVSTTTIVRVARFLNEDRAGGYRTLFERVQKEDV